One region of Tamandua tetradactyla isolate mTamTet1 chromosome 6, mTamTet1.pri, whole genome shotgun sequence genomic DNA includes:
- the P4HB gene encoding protein disulfide-isomerase produces the protein MLSRALLCFALALAARVRADAPEEEDHVLVLKKDNFEEALAAHKYLLVEFYAPWCGHCKALAPEYAKAAGKLKAEGSEIRLAKVDATEESDLAQQYGVRGYPTIKFFKNGDTTSPKEYTAGREADDIVNWLKKRTGPAATVLSDEAAAESLVESSEVAIIGFFKDVESDFAKQFLLAAESIDDIPFGITSNSDVFSKYQLDTDGVVLFKKFDEGRNNFEGEVTKENLLNFIKHNQLPLVIEFTEQTAPKIFGGEIKTHILLFLPKSVSDYDSKLSNFKKAAESFRGKILFIFIDSGHTDNQRILEFFGLKKEECPAVRLITLEEEMTKYKPESDELTAEMITEFCNRFLEGKIKPHLMSQELPEDWDKQPVKVLVGRNFEEVAFDEQKNVFVEFYAPWCGHCKQLAPIWDKLGETYRDHDNIVIAKMDSTANEVEAVKVHSFPTLKFFPATADRTVIDYNGERTLEGFKKFLESGGQDGAGGDDDLEDLEEAEEPDVEEDDDQKAMRDEL, from the exons ATGCTGAGCCGCGCTCTGCTCTGCTTCGCCCTGGCCTTGGCGGCCAGGGTCCGCGCCGATGCCCCGGAGGAGGAGGATCACGTCCTGGTGCTGAAGAAGGACAACTTCGAGGAGGCGCTGGCGGCCCACAAGTACCTGCTGGTGGAGTTCT ATGCCCCTTGGTGTGGTCACTGCAAAGCTCTGGCCCCTGAATATGCCAAAGCAGCCGGAAAACTGAAGGCAGAAGGATCTGAGATCAGACTCGCAAAGGTAGATGCCACTGAAGAGTCTGATCTGGCCCAGCAGTATGGCGTGCGCGGCTACCCCACGATCAAGTTTTTTAAGAATGGAGATACGACTTCCCCCAAAGAATACACAG CTGGCCGAGAAGCCGATGACATCGTGAACTGGCTGAAGAAGCGCACGGGTCCCGCTGCCACGGTCCTGTCCGACGAGGCGGCCGCAGAGTCCCTGGTGGAGTCCAGCGAGGTGGCCATCATCGGCTTCTTCAAG GATGTGGAGTCAGACTTTGCCAAGCAGTTCTTGCTGGCAGCAGAGTCCATCGATGACATACCATTTGGAATCACTTCCAACAGTGACGTGTTCTCCAAATACCAGCTTGACACAGATGGGGTTGTCCTCTTTAAGAAG TTTGACGAAGGTCGAAACAACTTTGAAGGGGAGGTCACCAAAGAGAACTTGCTGAACTTCATCAAGCACAACCAGCTACCATTGGTCATCGAGTTCACGGAGCAG ACAGCCCCAAAGATCTTCGGAGGTGAGATCAAGACTCACATCCTTCTCTTCCTGCCCAAGAGCGTGTCTGACTACGACAGCAAACTGAGCAACTTCAAGAAGGCAGCCGAAAGCTTCAGGGGCAAG ATCCTGTTCATCTTCATCGACAGCGGCCACACTGACAACCAGAGGATCCTCGAATTCTTCGGCCTAAAGAAGGAAGAGTGCCCAGCCGTGCGCCTCATCACATTGGAGGAGGAAATGACCAAGTACAAGCCCGAGTCGGACGAGCTGACGGCAGAGATGATCACGGAGTTCTGCAACCGCTTCTTGGAGGGCAAAATCAAG CCCCACTTGATGAGCCAGGAGCTGCCCGAGGACTGGGACAAGCAGCCGGTCAAGGTGCTGGTCGGGAGGAACTTCGAAGAGGTTGCTTTTGATGAGCAGAAGAACGTCTTTGTGGAATTCT ATGCCCCGTGGTGCGGGCACTGCAAGCAGCTGGCTCCCATTTGGGACAAGCTGGGGGAGACGTACAGGGACCATGACAACATCGTCATTGCCAAGATGGACTCGACGGCCAACGAGGTGGAGGCGGTCAAAGTGCACAGCTTCCCCACGCTGAAGTTCTTCCCTGCGACAGCAGACAGAACG GTCATTGATTATAACGGAGAGCGGACGCTAGAAGGGTTCAAGAAGTTCTTGGAGAGTGGAGGGCAGGACGGGGCAGGGGGCGATGAT GATCTGGAAGATCTCGAAGAAGCTGAAGAGCCTGATGTGGAGGAGGATGATGATCAGAAAGCTATGAGAGATGAACTGTAA
- the ARHGDIA gene encoding rho GDP-dissociation inhibitor 1, which yields MAEQEPTAEQLAQIAAENEEDEHSVNYKPPAQKSIQEIQELDKDDESLRKYKEALLGRVAVSADPNVPNVVVTRLTLVCGTAPGPLELDLTGDLESFKKASFVLKEGVEYQIKISFQVNREIVSGMKYIQYTYRKGVKIDKTDYMVGSYGPRAEEYEFLTPMEEAPKGMLARGSYNIKSRFTDDDKTDHLSWEWNLTIKKEWKD from the exons ATGGCCGAGCAGGAGCCCACGGCCGAGCAGCTGGCACAGATTGCAGCCGAGAATGAGGAGGATGAGCACTCGGTCAACTACAAACCCCCCGCGCAGAAGAGCATCCAGGAGATCCAGGAGCTGGATAAGGATGATGAGAGCCTCCGCAAGTACAAGGAGGCCCTCCTAGGCCGCGTGGCCGTGTCTGCTG ACCCCAACGTCCCCAACGTTGTCGTGACCCGCCTGACCCTGGTGTGCGGCACTGCCCCGGGCCCCCTGGAGCTTGACCTGACAG GTGACCTGGAGAGTTTCAAGAAAGCGTCTTTTGTGCTTAAGGAGGGGGTGgaataccaaataaaaatttctttccaG GTGAACAGGGAGATTGTGTCCGGCATGAAATACATCCAGTACACGTACAGGAAAGGGGTCAAGA TTGACAAGACTGACTACATGGTGGGCAGCTACGGGCCCCGGGCAGAGGAGTACGAGTTCCTGACGCCTATGGAGGAGGCACCGAAGGGCATGCTGGCCCGGGGCAGCTACAACATCAAGTCGCGCTTCACAGACGACGACAAGACTGACCACCTGTCCTGGGAGTGGAACCTCACCATCAAAAAGGAATGGAAGGACTGA